A single genomic interval of Trichosurus vulpecula isolate mTriVul1 chromosome 6, mTriVul1.pri, whole genome shotgun sequence harbors:
- the LOC118854744 gene encoding SR-related and CTD-associated factor 4-like, with amino-acid sequence MDAVNAFNQELFSLMDMKPPISRAKMILITKAAIKAIKLYKHVVQIVEKFIKKCKPEYKVPGLYVIDSIVRQSRHQFGTDKDVFGPRFSKNITATFQYLYLCPSEDKTVAHPLVSMSPQNPVPGQHSLFISVSEIFTFLQDTAQASPFI; translated from the exons ATGGACGCCGTCAACGCCTTCAACCAGGAG CTCTTTTCACTCATGGATATGAAGCCTCCCATTTCTCGGGCTAAGATGATTCTCATTACTAAAGCTGCCATTAAAGCCATTAAGCTTTACAAGCATGTAGTCCAGATTGTAGAAAAGTTCATCAAGAAGTGTAAACCAGAATATAAGGTTCCAGGACTATATGTAATTGACTCAATTGTGCGGCAGTCTCGTCATCAGTTTGGAACAGACAAGGATGTTTTTGGGCCAAGATTCTCTAAAAATATAACAGCCACATTCCAGTATTTATATCTCTGTCCATCTGAAGATAAGACAGTTGCCCATCCTCTTGTCTCCATGTCCCCCCAAAATCCTGTGCCTGGACAgcattctctcttcatctccgTCTCAGAAATCTTCACTTTTCTTCAGGAcacagctcaagcatcaccttttatatga